CATCAATATACCCACGATTTCGTAAAAATTTGCACTTTAAATACTCATAAGATTAATGCGGTTTTAcgctaaacttttttttcaattccagTAAGAATAATTTATGagaaatattgtattgaatttttagccttaggtattaaaattaaattagcttaaacatttttaattataagattATACACTTTCCAcgaattgttgataattttattagccGTATGAACaacttataaagaatttaaaaaaaaacccaaaatgttaaatatctataaataattgcTCAAAAAgcgtatagatatatttaaagttttatcaTTTAcagaaaatactaaaattaacatttcatcgtttttaaatttcatcataaaaataatatcgattttgttgaaaaccggttttgcgtaaaattccTGTTTATTCttagtttgtttttgtttttcccgatgCATAAAAACAGTTCTAAATCCTACATTCTTAAGAAATTGAATTTTGTTAAtagtcaatagctaataattatctatatatattttttagagtgctgagtttttattattactaaataataatttgttaaaataataaataatacaaatgtaaagttttaattaataaatatttaaaatattactcacttttcaaaatatttaacatgacGATGTCATAGGTATATAAGAAGCGtagtagttttatttataaatattaaatatattatgacgtccactttgaaaatgtcaaattttttgtaaattgtttttattatgaaatgttattaaaggttttctgaaaatgttaaaaGAATGTCTTCCATATTTCATGATCGACCGATGTCAGCGCTGAATACGGCGGTATATTGGGTGGAATACGTAATCAGAAATAAAGGAGCTCATCATTTACGTTCTGCAGCAGTGGATTTAACGTggtaccaatattatttattagacgtTATTGcatttcttattataattttaatgttttttatttgtattttatattttattactaaacgGATTATGAGATTTAATATGTTCACTAAAAAGAAAACAGATTAACGTTTtgtgaaattgtaaaatatttgtcttacattatcacatattattataatacctatatcttcACTTGTTTATAACGTTAACAAtaccatacaaaataatagttataacttaaaaggcaataattttatttttacaatatctatgtaggtactatatctacctattaaatatattagttaaaatatgaaatagacTAACATGTAacgtatatacaataaaacTTCAAGTTTCAATTGacagtttattaatatatttatgttaagtaAAATAGAATTTGTTGACAATAATTTACTCTTAATAACGATATAACACTTAGGTTGTATGTATAATCGCCCTTATTTCCGTataaattacacaaaaaaatataaatattttaatctatattcgAACATTCCGGCCATATACACACCTTAAAATAGTTAcctaatttctaatattattatattcgtatttattACAAGGAAACCCAGTTCTCCTTCATATTATGCCCAATAATACGGTCATCGATGCTAACTGTAATCGGCCGAGCATATCTTACATTactcacaaaatattaaaattttaaaacttccCTATTATAActctaactttaaaaaaaatgtctgataaacgaaatatttttgagaatcaAACTACAAACCTTAACTAACTAAaccttatataagttataaagttataacttatcaactacttaaatttttatacattgacattttttagaaaaatatttttatttgaaatataatatactgtcgtttaaaaaagtaaaaacataaaacatgaTAACGACATACAAAAGTACttaagaaacatattttaacatagatattttttttagattctgagcgaagcgatgaatgtattgattctacaatgatgtgtgttttttttttttttttatttttttttaaatttttaaatttttttttaaatttttaatttaattttttatttttgtgtctgtcatcaccttttaggacagtaaaagtgcttggattttcttcaatagtaacttttctgataggaaagtgaatctagttggtactttggggggtcaaaaattaaggaaaaacgggaatttttacgtaaaatctgttttcgagaaaatcgattttggtttttggtgtaactctaaaacaaatgaccgtagggacatgcaattttgactgaatgtttatattagcattttctatacaccataaaatttacaaaatattttgactctttttgagctgtttacggccattgtcagttttcaatttttttagtttttttttctataaatatcaataaaattttatctgttgagtaaaaaagcttgaaaatgtaatagaaggcttctaggttattgtttcaaaggcagatgaaaaaaattaaaaatccttagtcacagtttttaattataagcatttaaagttcaaattttgacaaaatacggaaaaatcacgaaaaatagcaaattattttgatgagaattcataaaaatttttctttttaaatctaagatttgaaaatgtaatataagattactcataagtttgtctacctttatcaaaaaaaaaatgtctagaagaaacttaaattaaatttttatgagcgtctaaaatttatatttttacaacatttgatatttactcgatttctcatgtaacaattttcttattttattgtaattaaaaaacgaatgactgtagatacttgaaaatttcactgaatgtttatattagcattttctatacaccttaaaatgttgaaaatattttgactctttttgagctgtttacggacattgtcagttttcaatttttttagttttttttctataaatatcaataaatttttatttgttgggtaaaaaagcgtgaaaatttaatataaggctcctgatatatcgttctaatagcagttgaaaaatattaaaaatacataggcacaatttttttttataagcatttaaagttcaaattttgacaacatttatcaaatttataatttactaattattttgtagttaaaaatttataaatttttaacttttatggctaaggattgaaaatttaaaacaaggctccacgtaaataggttatatataaatattactttattcacaataatatcatcaaatatacttgttaatatcataggctgactgaccgttttcgctcagaatcgtttttcttatacaatgatattatatcattgaattcaaatttaacaccatccattacagtgacccacttgtaacctaccgtacagcagagcgacatccacttatccacctttttaaatattgtttcgtAATGAATGaagattatgtaaaaaatatttcccaaaatattaatactttaagaGAAATATAGTAATACACGTTTAAAGGAGTgatccaatattatatattattacattgcaaattgtagtattgtacctatataggtataattacgtcccacatattatattttgttacctTGGTCGAAACGTGTCTCgagattatattactattatagaacCTAATTAGTGGTTACTCCCATCTGTGCAACTCAGGCACTCAGCTGTTCACGGATCTCGGTGGCTTTCGGTTCAATCAGGCCaccgataaaaatgtttttttttttttttatcatatttcaatataacccatatattattatcaaaaacttaaaattaaaattgacagTTATAATGTAGGAAGAGagaattatagtattttaactttaaacctTTTTTGGAAGGGCTTACCTCTAATTGCGACTATGCATACAACGAATGAgtttgtttttatgatttttgaaataggtttgtcgatatcatattattatgagacAATCGtgtttatttgttgtttctTGATAAAATGGTAAGTATTTTGTGTTAGGTTTATTCGATGTGgtttcaccaaaaaaaaaaaacatttccattttaaacgaaaatatatttcaagGTCATACGTATTTTAGATAGTTATGTGAGCTCTGACCTACTATTCCATGTGTTGTTTCTAAATTTGCAACAGTCTTCGCGCTACTGCTACTTTGGAAGCATCTTATTCTTCTACACGTTAATATTTCCAAGTTTTtatctttcaatttttaatttattgaaattttttatgtatgttgtttgcaataattaaatcaattacaTTTTAGACGTATGATTTATACCTACCACTGTTTTTACTTATTACAATCAAGTTACAcgtaagtaattaaattatctttaaaaccaacaaataatattgaaaagatCATATTGATATGAATAAGTtcttaggtattttttttttttaataaagtcataaattattattttttagaatgttAAGTTAAAGTATAAAACCAATGATTACATAGATAGATTATACGTCTTATCTATAATCcatagaaatattttgaatgttaatatttggaagatatttaaaataatttgtcaaaaacgtttatttttataatcgtttAACATAAAACTTATCATACTCTGTTATACACTTCataaattatctttataataaataatattattgttttcttttgAATCGTATACAAACCACGTAATTTATCACCGACTTCGAATTTCAAATTATGTTCCTAAGAACACCAGTGTTCTACACCATATTGAACTGAGGCAGTGTAAATTGACTAGTGTTGGATACGAGAACGAAAATGAAAATCATACAACACCATATTGTCCATATTGTTCATAgaccatagtataataatataaaacattttaaaattgttattaattttatttgactaGGTATATACAACAGGTTTatgataacataaaatatcttatCTTATTGCTAAATTCAGATTAGCAGAAAACAATTTGGAAgcatcaaataaaaatgaaatttatttcGATATTGGTACTTATAGCATTTCATTGTGCTCCtgaaataaaatcttcaaacatACTGATTTTTGTACCTTCGCCTTGGAAGAGTCATATTGTGTCGTTTGAACCATTGTTTTTAGAATTAGCACATCGAGGTCATAATGTAACGGTGGTATCAACATTTGTTGTAAAAAATCCACCGCTAAATTATACACAAATTGTTCCCAAATATGAATTGGATTTAGAAgcaggtaattaaaaaaaattgaaattactaaaaaaatatatacctttataaaatatgatattaataaatataataacaaattataatttacttacgATCAAATATTAAAGAAGatacatttcttttaaataaataatccagttacattaacataaatatttgttttatataaattttataagtgtatattttatattacctatattttaaatagtagcATATAATGACTGACACCCGCAAATACTGAGTATACCCTTATCACTACCTATTATCAGTTTATTACcaatacagttattttattaatacgattcatgtattttaattttattttagtaacagaTGCTGTGTTGCAAGAAAgtaacaaatttcaatttttttttgaggaaTTGTATATGCGAAATGTAATTGGTATCGACATCACTGAAACTTATGTATCATCTCCAGAGGTACAAAGGTTTATTAAGGAAGATCAAACCAAGTTTGATTTAGTGATCGTAGAATCTTTTTTCCAAGATTGTACAGTTGCTATGGGTCATAAATATGGTGCCCCAGTAGTTAGTATTATTCCAGTAGCACCTTGGGTTACCATTTCTCGCCATGCTGCCAATCCTTcagatttttcttatattaaagATTTTAAGTTAAACGCTGGGAAATCAATTGATTTCCAAAGTCGATTACTTAATACTCTATTTGGTTTATACGGTCTGTTTATTGAGCCAATTACGTATATTCCACAATTAGAAAAGTTGATGgatacatattttcaataccCTGGATATGAAACTAGACCATCGATGACAGAGATGCTCGAAAATATATCACTTAGCTTAATTGATTCCGATGTAGCAATTCTTAGCCCACGACCTTACGTTCCAAATTTTATCGAAATTCCTGGTATTcacatacaacataatataaagacAATGAGTAAGGTACTGTGTCTTTATGTTTGATTAATTGACTAAAGGCTATtgtaacataacaatatttatttcgtaCTGCAGACCTTACAGAATTTCATGGATTCAGCTAACGCAGGTGTTGTGTACTTAAATTTTGGTACTATATTAAATGTGACTAGACTACCAAAACCATCACTAGAAGTTTTGATAAATGTTTTGGGACGACTAGAACAAAAAGTCTTGTTCAAATGGACTAATAACGATACCCAAGGATTCCCAGATAATTTTTACGTCGACTCTTGGTTTCCACAGTTAGAAATTCtgagtaataatttatgtgacattttaaatcataaagaaatttttaattattgacatattattaattttagggcATCCAAATTGTAAGCTTTTTATTACGCACGGAGGAGTCCATGGAATAATGGAAACAATAGATGCTGGAATTCCGTTCATCGGGTTTCCCGTTTTTGGGGATCAGTTCCAAAATATAAGAATTAGCCAAGAAAATGGCTTTGGGATTATGAGTAATATTCATACATTGAACGAAGAGACTTTCGAAAGagacgttaatataatattaactgaaaaaaggcaagtatattatgaattgtacTATACATCactgtaaacaattattgtaagatactagattaaaatatagtaatatttttgtgcAGCGTGgaacacaattttaatattaaattatggaaaagttagttaaaacaattaacttCAGATAGTTATGTTTAGAAATCGAAAGACTCTTAGGTAATAACTTAGCAGTTAATACCATACCTAGtaagataataaagataaaaatactaACATAACCTGGTTAAACAGATTATCATTATTCTATAATAGTATCCGAGTCAcaagacaaaataatttatgctgatttttattatttttaatattttcaataaaaattattaattttattgaacgtctgtcatcatttataatatacatattgtctATTTCTTCTTATCAACTTGATCGATAATttatctacaatattttttaatactattaaccGTAATACAACTAAAGAACTGAAGaacgttgtattacattttcaatttttttgatcaAGAACGTTTATGGAAAATACACCTAAACTAAAAAACATTcaaacattgaaaatataaagtagtttaaaattagtcaaactcgttttaaaattgaaatatttaaataaaatactaattcatACTTTCATgttcctttttaaattataatatgaaaaaaatcgaCTTGGTCAATAACTAgagtttagttaaaaattcccatttttctcatacaatgttatttttaatcatcCTTAGGTTTACAGAAAATGCTAAAAGAATGTCTACAATATTTCATGATAGGCCGATGTCAGCACTTGATACGGCCGTATATTGGGTGGAGTACGTTATTAGGCATAAAGGAGCTCATCATTTACGAACTGCAGCAGTGAAATTAACATGGtatcaatatttgttattagacgttattctttttattattacgattgtattattattactctatatttgctattttattactaaatgtTTTATGAGATCAATACTTAAATTGTTCATTAAACAGAAAACAGATTAGTTATTAGCGAAATCATAAAATACACGGTGAAAATAGATTTTCtcaatttataatgtaatttacttTGGTTATctataaacaataaaagttttttgtttaattttagcttttatatataggtaccattatgGAACGACtgttacattatttacaaacaatagTTACTAAAGTTAAAACAACTATTTACTAAAGTtgtgaactatatattatttattgaacgcttattataactgtataaaagtaatatggagatattaaaaaaagaattaaaggtattgttttatatttttatagtaagtatttattatattttaactgcctacaaatatctgataatttattatatacagtgtacattttctgttaaaaaaaaaaaaataatatagaatttctCTGTAtcgtacctataggctataattattactaaataaattgtattttgttataaattataatatctcctAAGACCACTTTTGAAATCCAAACTTTCACTATCTTTCACAATAAACGTACCATATACAAGTCAATAATTCTACCAGTTTGGACATACGGTATTCATTGCAAATCCATCCAATACCAACCGTTTCAGGTTCTTCAATCCATCTTCTTACGACTAGTAACGTTTTATTCTTGttattaacaaacaataatCTTCACAAAAACCTATACATTCCTACCCTTAATAAATTAgcaaaattatataactttaaatttcatACTAACATAAACTCTCACAGTAATCCATTAATCATACAACTATCCTCCATCTGACTTTCCGGTAATGTACGTAGAAAACTCAAATACAGTAGCCTAGAGGAcctcctaaaataaaaaattaataaaacaataggtaatacctaaattatatgaatataaattgtacctacaaatttaaattacaaattaagaCATTTTATATGATGTCATACATACATGCAAAGACGCAAATTaatcttataaagttataactatcatttgtcaaaaataaaaattagaaaaaatattgttctcaaTAATAAACCTCAAAATTATTCCTTTCATTTTgcttatttttgataaaatataagtttcactttagaaaaagtaataaataaaaattatttaaaatgtatgacaaAATGTTAGTTTCAGATTTATTTCAATGCCATTTTAGTTTCGGGCTAGATGACTTGAGATATATAGACATAAATGATCAAATATTTATCATCAATTAActatgaaattgttttcaaattcaataatttatcattacttTTAATCGTGTAATGATAATACTAATACTGAAATATTCAATGGATCGAGATGAGTAGGTACTCAAAATTCGGTTTCTGTACCCTATTCAGAATTTTTAATGAAACTAATTTAATGTGGACAAATGAACGATTCTTGATACGCTCTGTTTAATGTTGCAGTAGCTGCAAGATTTTATGGAAAGAGCTGACACGGAAGTTGTGTGCTTCAATTTCGGGACTGTGTAATGGTGCACGTGACTAACTTACCAAAAAACTTTTGTAAATGTATCAAGACGATTGAAACAGTTGTTCGCATTCAAATGGATTAACAACGACACACa
The Metopolophium dirhodum isolate CAU chromosome 7, ASM1992520v1, whole genome shotgun sequence DNA segment above includes these coding regions:
- the LOC132948420 gene encoding uncharacterized protein LOC132948420, with product MKYIMILVIVLIFYVHAIKSSNILVFVPSPWKSHITSFQPLFLELANRGHNVTVVSKFIVKNPPPTYTQLIPSYDFDIDGRSDFLMRERSIHYSFFEDPITRSTVLVDTTYMFLSDPEVQKFIKYDQSTFDLVIIESFFQECTVALGHKYRAPVISIVPVTPWVSVSRWTANPSDFSYIKDFMLDGGKSMTFWERFTNSYIGFYCLFVELVTYLPKLENIMDTYFQYPGYENRPTMSEMLKNISLSLIDSDVTLFSPRPYIPSFIEVSGIHIRPIKQMDERLQDFMDAANTGVVYFNFGTILNVTSIPKPSMRSLINVLGRLEQKIVFRWINNDTQRFPTNFYVNSWLPQREILNHPNCKLFITHGGVHGIIETIDAGIPIIGFPVFGDQFQNVRSSQENGIGIMSNIFTMTEETFEKDIKLIISDKKFSENVKRMSSIFHDRPMSALNTAVYWVEYVIRNKGAHHLRSAAVDLTWYQYYLLDVIAFLIIILMFFICILYFITKRIMRFNMFTKKKTKTIWKHQIKMKFISILVLIAFHCAPEIKSSNILIFVPSPWKSHIVSFEPLFLELAHRGHNVTVVSTFVVKNPPLNYTQIVPKYELDLEAVTDAVLQESNKFQFFFEELYMRNVIGIDITETYVSSPEVQRFIKEDQTKFDLVIVESFFQDCTVAMGHKYGAPVVSIIPVAPWVTISRHAANPSDFSYIKDFKLNAGKSIDFQSRLLNTLFGLYGLFIEPITYIPQLEKLMDTYFQYPGYETRPSMTEMLENISLSLIDSDVAILSPRPYVPNFIEIPGIHIQHNIKTMSKTLQNFMDSANAGVVYLNFGTILNVTRLPKPSLEVLINVLGRLEQKVLFKWTNNDTQGFPDNFYVDSWFPQLEILRHPNCKLFITHGGVHGIMETIDAGIPFIGFPVFGDQFQNIRISQENGFGIMSNIHTLNEETFERDVNIILTEKRFTENAKRMSTIFHDRPMSALDTAVYWVEYVIRHKGAHHLRTAAVKLTWYQYLLLDVILFIITIVLLLLYICYFITKCFMRSILKLFIKQKTD